The stretch of DNA CAACAAGGTCTTGGCAGCTATTATGCCAGCCATAATGACCGGAACAAAAGAGATTCTTGCTATCGTAGAGAACTGGGAAGAAAATGAACCTCCTGAACAGATTTTAGTGGGTCTGGAACTTATGGGGGTGGAAAGCATTATGGCCATGAGCAGGGAGAATATTTTAAATTTTATTCAGGAATCAGAGAATAACAACGCTCTAAACGGTTTGTTTTATTTAGGTCCCAAACAAATCCTTTCTCAGGCACTTGGTCAAAAAAAGGGTTATTTTTTCTGGGCACCGCGCCAAATCAAGTTGGCAGGACTAGTACTTGATGCTAGCAAAGAATGGAATATAGATGTGTTGGGTTGGGCCAATCCAGAGTTAGAATTTATCGTTCTTGGTGATAGAAAAGGGAATTGGCCGCAGAATTTTCGTCAGTTTACGGGTGATAAAGAAAGTTTTTGGTCAAAGGATTTTGATGTTTTATTTGCGTCAGAGAAGGAATTTGTAAAAAATAAGCAGATAAGCCTGGGGTTTGGACCAGGCCAGGAGAGTAGTTGGATCTGGCCGGACCTGGACAAGGCACTCTTTTATCAAAGGAGGGTGTTTTGGAAATAAAGTATAAGGCTAAACGGTTGAAAGGTAAAAGGTGAAGAATACAGACTTAAAGCCCTAGCCTCTTAACCTGTCAACCATTATTGGAGGAGAGATGAAAACCAGTGCTCTTCCGGGAAACTATTTGGAAAAGATAAGAAATATAGGCATTATTGCCCATATTGATGCAGGAAAGACTACTTTAACTGAGAGAATCTTATTTTATGCCAAAAAGATTCACCGGATGGGAGAAGTACATGAGGGAACAGCGACCATGGATTATCTGCCTGCAGAACAGGAAAGAGGCATAACTATTGTTTCCGCATGTACAACCTGTGGGTGGAAAGATAAAGTTATCAATATAATTGATACTCCGGGGCATGTGGACTTTACTATAGAAGTGGATCGGGCATTGAGAGTCCTTGATGGAGTGGTTGCTGTTTTTTGCGCAGTCGGAGGAGTAGAACCTCAAAGTGAAACCGTGTGGAAACAATCTGAAAAATATCATATACCCAAGATTGCCTTTATCAATAAGATGGACCGGATAGGCGCCAGTTTCGAAGCAGTTCTTGAGGCCATGCGTCAAAAACTGCAGGTTGTTCCGGTGCCTATCCAGGTGCCCTTGGGCGAGGGGGAAGATTTCAAGGGTGTTATAGATATTTTACGCATGCAAAAGCTTAAATTTAACCCCCAGGACCAGGGGCAGACTTTTGAGCGTTTACCACTAGACAAGGAAGAAAATGAATATGCTCTCAAGTGGAGAGAGTATTTGTTTGAACACCTGGCAGAGATAGATGATAGTGTTTTGGAATCCTATCTTGAGGGACAGGAAGTCTCCCTTGATGAGGTGAACAGGGTCCTGCGCAAGGCAACCCTGGATTTAAAGCTTGTACCAGTGCTTGCTGGTTCGGCTTTAAAAAATACAGGGGTGCAACCTGCTCTGGATGCCGTGTGTAATTATTTGCCTTCCCCGGCTGATGTTCCTCAGATTGAGGGTATTGATCCTTCAACAAAGGAGAAAAAGTTTTTTCCCATATCTCCAAAGTCTCCATTGTCCGCCCTGGCTTTCAAGGTGACAATGGAGACTGGTCGCAAGCTGGTTTTGCTACGAGTGTATTCGGGCAAGATAGTTTCCGGCCAGACAGTATATAATGTCAGCCAAAAGGTGGAGGAGCGGGTGGCCCGTCTATTCAGGTTGCATGCAGACCATAAAGAAAAGATAGAAGAGGCTGTTGCCGGGCAAATAGTTGCCGCTGCCGGATTAAAAAATACCAAAACCGGGGACACCCTGTGTTTACGAGAAAATCCTATTCTTTTGGAAAAGATTTCAGAATATAAGCCAGTTATATCTATGGCTCTGGAACCTAAAAATAACGCTGAAGAGGAAAAGCTTCTCCATGCACTGGATAAAGTGCTTCAGGAAGACCCTACCCTTTTTGTTGAACGGGATAAAGATACTGAGCAGCTAATTATTTCGGGCATGGGCGAATTGCACCTGGAGGTAGTACTGGATCGGATAAGAAAAGATTTTGGGGTGGAGTTTCGGGCCGGACAGCCCCAGGTTGTCTATCAAGAAACTATTGCTGACGAGGCTTTTGGTGAGGCAGAATTTGCCAAGGAATTGGGTGAGGATGTCCATTATGGTTATGTTCGACTTATGGTTGAACCTTTGTCCAGAAATAGCGGAAGAGAGATAAGATTTGAGATCGATAAGCAAGCCTGGCCAACTGAATGGATAGAGGCTGTGTATAATGGTATTGAAGACGGCCTGCAGGCAGGAACTATCAAGGGGTTTCCTGTTCAGGACATTCGCGTTGTGGTTCTAGAGTTAAAAAGCGCAGAACAAGGGTCAAGTCCTGTAGGGTATAGAATGGCTGCGGTTATGGCTTTGAAAGAGGCTCTGAGCAAAGCCAAACCAATGCTTTTAGAACCTATCA from Desulfovulcanus ferrireducens encodes:
- the fusA gene encoding elongation factor G; the encoded protein is MKTSALPGNYLEKIRNIGIIAHIDAGKTTLTERILFYAKKIHRMGEVHEGTATMDYLPAEQERGITIVSACTTCGWKDKVINIIDTPGHVDFTIEVDRALRVLDGVVAVFCAVGGVEPQSETVWKQSEKYHIPKIAFINKMDRIGASFEAVLEAMRQKLQVVPVPIQVPLGEGEDFKGVIDILRMQKLKFNPQDQGQTFERLPLDKEENEYALKWREYLFEHLAEIDDSVLESYLEGQEVSLDEVNRVLRKATLDLKLVPVLAGSALKNTGVQPALDAVCNYLPSPADVPQIEGIDPSTKEKKFFPISPKSPLSALAFKVTMETGRKLVLLRVYSGKIVSGQTVYNVSQKVEERVARLFRLHADHKEKIEEAVAGQIVAAAGLKNTKTGDTLCLRENPILLEKISEYKPVISMALEPKNNAEEEKLLHALDKVLQEDPTLFVERDKDTEQLIISGMGELHLEVVLDRIRKDFGVEFRAGQPQVVYQETIADEAFGEAEFAKELGEDVHYGYVRLMVEPLSRNSGREIRFEIDKQAWPTEWIEAVYNGIEDGLQAGTIKGFPVQDIRVVVLELKSAEQGSSPVGYRMAAVMALKEALSKAKPMLLEPIMWVEIYTPEEFVGECISLLGAKGGRIENMFDRHGQKIIQSLTPLRKMFGFSTDLRSVTQGRAALSMKFERFDTFDS